The Chitinophagales bacterium genome has a segment encoding these proteins:
- a CDS encoding sterol desaturase family protein, whose amino-acid sequence METIIAIPVFVLLLLLEFFYMRKKQKHYYRLNDAITNLNIGIGHVISKVVVGLLLIGVYDFVYTHRIITLPNNILTILFCLVAYDFFFYWAHRIGHEMNFFWGAHGVHHQSEDYNLSVALRQSWLHASIAFFIFLPIPFVGVSAEVFFPVLAINSFYQFWIHTDVINRMPKWFEAIFNSPTHHRVHHGRNPKYIDKNHAGMFIIWDKLFGTFQEEEEKPTYGITKPLNSWNPFYANIEYYLSMFKASKQMKWKDKLKFIFAKPGWQPDYLGGEIPVPSIENETIKYDVKPRTNGINIYVLVQFIFIIIGLMAYLYYYDTLPLFHKIFWFAMVMLSIFSSSAIIEQKKWARYVEIIRLIIIVVGLNILYFSNYYNWAIVTAVISIPITIYFIVWYLLNLKDKYIFGFMSKQTA is encoded by the coding sequence ATGGAAACAATTATTGCAATTCCTGTTTTTGTATTATTACTTTTGTTGGAGTTTTTTTATATGCGAAAAAAACAGAAACATTATTATCGATTGAATGATGCCATTACTAATTTGAATATAGGTATTGGTCATGTTATTTCTAAAGTTGTAGTAGGTCTTTTGCTTATTGGCGTATATGATTTTGTGTATACACATCGAATAATTACCTTACCTAATAATATATTAACTATTTTATTTTGTTTAGTAGCTTACGATTTCTTTTTTTATTGGGCACACAGAATTGGTCATGAAATGAACTTTTTTTGGGGAGCTCATGGTGTACATCATCAAAGCGAAGATTATAATTTAAGCGTAGCATTAAGACAGTCTTGGTTACATGCATCTATTGCTTTTTTTATATTTTTGCCAATTCCATTTGTAGGTGTTTCGGCAGAAGTTTTTTTTCCAGTATTAGCAATTAATTCTTTTTATCAATTTTGGATACATACCGATGTTATTAATAGAATGCCAAAGTGGTTTGAAGCAATTTTTAATTCGCCTACGCATCACAGAGTGCATCATGGTAGAAATCCCAAATACATCGACAAAAATCATGCTGGTATGTTTATTATTTGGGATAAACTATTTGGAACATTTCAAGAAGAAGAAGAAAAACCAACTTATGGTATTACTAAACCTCTCAATTCTTGGAATCCGTTTTATGCAAATATAGAATACTATTTAAGTATGTTTAAAGCATCAAAACAAATGAAATGGAAAGATAAACTGAAATTTATTTTTGCAAAACCAGGTTGGCAACCAGATTATTTAGGTGGAGAAATTCCTGTGCCATCAATAGAAAATGAAACGATAAAGTATGATGTAAAACCAAGAACAAACGGAATAAACATATATGTTTTAGTGCAGTTTATTTTTATTATTATTGGATTGATGGCATATCTTTATTACTACGATACACTACCATTATTTCATAAAATATTTTGGTTTGCAATGGTTATGCTCTCTATTTTTTCAAGTAGTGCTATAATTGAACAAAAAAAATGGGCAAGGTATGTAGAGATTATTCGACTGATTATTATTGTTGTAGGATTAAATATCTTATATTTTTCTAATTATTATAATTGGGCAATAGTTACAGCTGTAATCTCTATTCCAATAACCATTTATTTCATAGTATGGTATCTATTAAATTTAAAAGACAAATACATTTTTGGATTTATGTCAAAACAAACAGCATAA
- the mce gene encoding methylmalonyl-CoA epimerase: MKKIDHIGIAVNDLNTAEQLYNKLLNKQPFHEETMEAQHLKVLFYELEDTKVELISSLSEKSAIHKFLQKGDGMHHVCFEVEDIYAEMHRLKEEGFKLLSEQPYKGAMNKLVCFVHPKSANGVLIELCQKMK; the protein is encoded by the coding sequence ATGAAAAAAATAGACCATATTGGTATTGCTGTGAATGATTTAAATACTGCAGAACAATTATATAATAAATTATTAAATAAACAACCTTTTCATGAAGAAACCATGGAAGCACAGCATTTAAAAGTATTGTTTTATGAATTAGAAGATACCAAAGTGGAATTAATTAGTTCTTTATCTGAAAAGAGTGCAATACATAAGTTTTTACAAAAAGGTGATGGTATGCATCATGTATGTTTTGAAGTGGAAGATATTTATGCGGAAATGCATCGTTTAAAAGAAGAAGGTTTTAAATTGCTAAGCGAACAACCTTATAAAGGTGCAATGAATAAATTGGTTTGTTTTGTACATCCAAAAAGTGCTAATGGTGTATTGATTGAGTTGTGTCAGAAAATGAAATAG
- a CDS encoding cysteine desulfurase has product MIYLDYNATTPVDEKVLQAMLPYFTTHFGNAASATHTFGWIAKDVVETARNNIAQHLNCSESEIIFTSGATESLNLAIKGIYERYQTKGNHIITCKTEHNAVLDTCKYLETKGATISYLSVDENGLINLDELEKCITDKTILVAIMLANNETGVIQPIQDIAKITHQKNTILCCDATQALGKIPVDVQQLNVDVMAFSGHKMYAPKGIGALYIRRRNPRVTLTPLLHGGGHEKSYRSGTLNVPAIVGLSKAVDIISFDNQLATMRNDLENKLLDKFGDKIKINGINAPRLPNTSNILFPIDAVDIIKQIKMKVAVSTGSACTSAENKPSHVLTAMHLTEQEAKKCIRFSFGKYNTMEDVEQVLTILSNTINID; this is encoded by the coding sequence ATGATTTATCTAGATTATAACGCTACAACACCAGTCGACGAAAAGGTACTTCAAGCAATGTTACCTTATTTTACTACACATTTTGGCAATGCTGCTAGTGCAACTCATACATTTGGTTGGATTGCAAAAGATGTGGTAGAAACTGCACGCAACAATATTGCTCAACATTTAAATTGTAGCGAAAGCGAAATCATATTTACTTCTGGTGCTACCGAAAGTTTAAATTTAGCAATTAAAGGTATTTATGAAAGATATCAAACCAAAGGCAATCACATTATAACATGTAAAACAGAACACAATGCAGTACTCGATACTTGTAAATATTTAGAAACAAAAGGTGCTACTATTTCGTATTTATCTGTTGATGAAAATGGACTAATCAATCTTGATGAATTAGAAAAATGCATTACAGATAAAACAATATTAGTAGCTATAATGTTGGCAAATAACGAAACTGGAGTAATACAACCGATTCAAGACATTGCCAAAATTACACATCAAAAAAATACTATTTTATGTTGCGATGCTACACAAGCACTAGGTAAAATTCCAGTAGATGTACAACAACTAAATGTAGATGTAATGGCATTTTCTGGACATAAAATGTATGCACCAAAAGGCATTGGAGCTTTGTATATTAGAAGAAGAAATCCAAGAGTAACACTTACGCCTTTATTACATGGTGGAGGTCATGAAAAATCGTATCGTAGTGGTACGCTAAATGTTCCAGCAATTGTTGGCTTGTCAAAAGCAGTTGATATTATTTCGTTTGATAATCAGCTAGCTACAATGCGTAATGATTTAGAAAATAAGTTATTAGATAAATTTGGTGATAAAATAAAAATCAATGGAATTAATGCACCAAGACTTCCCAATACAAGCAATATATTGTTTCCAATAGATGCAGTAGATATCATCAAACAAATAAAAATGAAAGTAGCAGTATCAACTGGTTCTGCTTGTACATCAGCAGAAAACAAACCATCTCATGTATTAACTGCTATGCACTTAACAGAACAAGAAGCAAAAAAATGCATTCGATTTAGCTTTGGTAAATACAATACTATGGAAGATGTAGAACAAGTACTCACAATATTGAGCAATACAATCAATATTGATTAA